The genomic interval CGATGACTAATGTGAGCTGCCCTTCGGCCACGTAGATCTGCTCGCTCCAGCCATCGGCATCGGCCTCGCTGACATAGCACTCGCCCGGTGCCAGGGTCCACTCCCAGAGTTCGACCTCACGCCGGGCGGTGCTGCTACCCAGCAGCACTGCCTTGCTTTGCGGATGCTCACCGGCCCAGGCCAGTTCGTCGATGCGGCTGGGGTCGCGCCGCTCGGGCGCCTGGATCAACGTACTGAACGCCACCCCCAAGGCCTCGGCGATCAAATCGAGCGTAGTAAGGCTGACATTCTTCTCACCCGCCTCGATCGCCACCAGCATTCGTCGGCTGACGCCAGAACGCTCGGCCAAGGCAGACT from Pseudomonas kermanshahensis carries:
- a CDS encoding helix-turn-helix domain-containing protein, whose product is MHKNSTHRASVLQHVSLNVRSLRHAAGMSQSALAERSGVSRRMLVAIEAGEKNVSLTTLDLIAEALGVAFSTLIQAPERRDPSRIDELAWAGEHPQSKAVLLGSSTARREVELWEWTLAPGECYVSEADADGWSEQIYVAEGQLTLVIEQAEYCLQVGQFHVFPSNCRYAYRNDGAVAVRFVRNVVI